Proteins from one Fragaria vesca subsp. vesca linkage group LG6, FraVesHawaii_1.0, whole genome shotgun sequence genomic window:
- the LOC101309371 gene encoding receptor-like protein 12-like, whose amino-acid sequence MGLPQCLLLLLIFFFNGCNTHEQSSYCHDEESSALVQFKESFTISASASGLEGAYPKVLSWKPAQGGNKTNCCTWDGVECDEQTGYVIGLDLRSSCLFGSINSNSSLFRLVHLQRLDLADNDFNYSQIPTSIRNFPSLTYLDLSASVFSGRVPAEVSQLSKLSLLNLSSNTDPSYFPSSVGLLKLDEFNFRNLVRNLTKLEHLRLRYINISSTIPYSMANLSFLTTLDLHQCELFGDFPVTIFHLQNLKSLYVRDNQDLIGHLPEFNQSSRLITLDLHGTRFSGNFPSSIGKIDSLKQLDVAACNFSEGFVPSSIGNLRQLVYLDLSANKFVGQIPESFANLTQLTVFRISTSPLSGPVPSWIGNFSKLVYLDFAFSRLNGSILASFSNLTNLEILYLQNNDLRGSVEFQQFQNLQNLYQLDLGVNNLEFLTGSEIMNATVPQFTLLGLARCNLTQFPNFLRYQKSLQYLNLDQNKIHGQVPKWMWNMSTGSLKTFNLDTNLLSGFENLPDVLPWVDLRAFALTSNMFQGPLPVPAASTIVYGVQNNNFAGEVPPGICNMSSLLALDLSNNNFSGMIPQCFGNFSDHLTVLLLGNNSFHGTLPQRHTNKSNLRILDVSQNQLQGQLSTSWGNCLVLETLILSNNNFSDVFPFWLGSLPELKILAMRHNGFYGMIAKPENNQRFPKLRVLDMLYNNFTGQFLAENIFTEYGMRPNITVSQRTYIEADISYEASYGVTTVSYGSTITITSKGVDRYYSKIQEAFAVIDISCNKFEGKIDEWIGNLKGLRSLNVSNNLLTGRIPSSLGNLNDLESLDLSNNKLSGEIPQQLVQLTFLAKFNVSHNNLTGLIPSGTQLRGFTLSSYEGNSGLCGDPLPRKCGKPNTPAQVPPSSTEDNNSSGSGIEFDWKFVLSGFGSGLVVGVVLADMAITRRPEIFLEMVGRLVRLMKMITRCKRLGR is encoded by the exons ATGGGGTTACCCCAGTGCTTGCTTCTGTTATTGATATTTTTCTTCAACGGCTGCAACACACATGAG CAGTCATCTTATTGTCATGATGAGGAGAGCTCTGCCTTGGTACAGTTCAAGGAGAGCTTTACTATCAGCGCATCCGCTTCGGGTTTAGAGGGTGCTTATCCGAAAGTGTTGTCCTGGAAACCAGCTCAAGGAGGAAACAAAACCAACTGCTGCACATGGGATGGTGTCGAGTGTGACGAACAGACCGGTTATGTGATCGGGCTTGATCTCAGAAGCAGTTGTCTCTTCGGCTCTATCAACTCCAACAGCTCCCTTTTTCGTCTTGTTCACCTTCAAAGGCTGGACCTTGCCGATAATGACTTCAATTACTCTCAAATTCCTACTAGCATTAGGAATTTCCCTAGCCTCACCTATCTTGACCTCTCTGCCTCTGTCTTTTCTGGTCGAGTCCCAGCAGAAGTTTCACAGCTGTCCAAGCTGTCACTCCTCAATCTTTCTTCCAATACCGATCCTTCTTATTTCCCTTCTAGTGTGGGATTGTTGAAACTTGATGAATTCAATTTCAGAAATCTTGTTCGAAACTTAACCAAACTAGAACATCTTCGTCTCCGTTACATAAACATATCTTCGACAATACCCTATTCCATGGCCAATCTATCATTTTTGACAACCCTCGACTTACATCAGTGCGAGTTATTTGGAGACTTCCCAGTAACAATTTTCCACTTACAAAACTTGAAAAGTCTCTATGTTAGAGACAACCAAGATCTCATTGGTCATTTGCCTGAATTTAATCAAAGTAGTCGTCTCATCACACTTGATCTTCACGGAACTAGATTTTCTGGTAACTTTCCATCTTCCATAGGAAAGATTGATTCTTTGAAGCAGTTGGACGTGGCTGCATGCAATTTTTCAGAAGGCTTTGTTCCATCTTCCATAGGTAATCTGAGACAACTCGTTTATCTAGACCTTTCAGCAAACAAATTTGTAGGTCAGATTCCCGAGTCCTTTGCAAACCTTACCCAATTGACCGTCTTTCGGATTAGTACAAGTCCATTATCTGGTCCGGTCCCATCGTGGATAGGTAATTTCAGCAAGCTAGTTTACCTAGATTTTGCATTTAGTAGACTGAATGGTTCAATTCTTGCTTCATTTTCCAATCTCACGAACCTTGAGATTCTTTATCTTCAGAACAATGACCTGAGAGGTTCAGTTGAGTTTCAACAATTTCAAAACCTTCAAAATCTCTACCAACTCGATCTAGGTGTTAATAATCTGGAATTTCTCACTGGTTCCGAGATTATGAATGCAACTGTTCCACAGTTCACGCTTCTAGGATTAGCTAGATGCAATTTGACACAGTTCCCGAACTTCTTAAGATATCAAAAAAGTTTGCAGTATTTGAACCTTGATCAAAACAAAATCCATGGCCAAGTACCGAAATGGATGTGGAACATGAGCACCGGAAGTTTGAAAACTTTCAACCTTGACACTAACCTCCTTTCAGGCTTTGAGAACCTTCCAGATGTCCTTCCCTGGGTCGACTTGCGCGCTTTCGCTCTTACATCAAACATGTTTCAGGGCCCACTCCCAGTACCGGCAGCATCCACCATAGTCTATGGAGTTCAGAATAACAACTTTGCTGGAGAAGTTCCACCAGGAATCTGCAATATGAGTTCTCTTCTGGCCCTTGATTTGTCCAACAACAACTTTAGTGGCATGATTCCGCAGTGTTTCGGAAACTTCAGCGACCATCTTACAGTTTTGCTTCTTGGAAATAACTCGTTTCACGGCACTCTTCCCCAAAGACACACCAACAAAAGCAACTTAAGGATACTTGATGTAAGTCAAAATCAATTGCAAGGACAGCTATCGACGTCGTGGGGGAATTGTCTGGTGCTTGAGACGTTGATTCTGTCAAACAATAACTTTAGCGATGTCTTCCCCTTTTGGTTGGGGAGTCTTCCGGAGTTAAAAATTTTGGCAATGCGGCATAATGGTTTCTATGGAATGATAGCAAAGCCTGAAAACAATCAACGGTTCCCGAAGTTGCGTGTTTTGGATATGTTGTATAACAATTTCACCGGGCAGTTTCTAGCTGAGAACATCTTCACCGAGTATGGAATGAGACCAAATATAACGGTGAGCCAAAGAACATACATAGAGGCTGACATCAGCTACGAAGCTTCTTATGGTGTCACCACTGTGTCTTATGGTTCCACGATTACAATAACCAGTAAAGGTGTTGATAGATACTATTCAAAGATTCAAGAAGCCTTTGCAGTCATTGATATCTCATGCAACAAATTTGAAGGGAAGATCGATGAATGGATTGGGAATCTAAAGGGGCTTCGCTCACTGAATGTTTCCAACAACCTTCTTACAGGAAGGATCCCATCATCTTTGGGGAATTTAAATGATCTCGAATCACTGGATCTATCGAATAACAAGCTCTCGGGAGAGATCCCCCAGCAACTGGTTCAATTGACATTCCTTGCAAAGTTCAATGTCTCTCACAACAATCTCACAGGTCTCATACCAAGTGGAACCCAACTCAGGGGGTTTACTCTCTCGTCTTATGAAGGAAACTCTGGGCTGTGTGGAGATCCATTGCCAAGGAAATGCGGGAAGCCTAATACCCCGGCTCAAGTGCCACCTTCCAGCACAGAAGACAACAACAGTTCAGGGTCTGGAATTGAATTTGATTGGAAATTTGTGTTGTCTGGATTTGGAAGTGGATTGGTGGTTGGAGTGGTACTTGCGGACATGGCAATCACGCGGAGGCCTGAGATATTTCTTGAGATGGTTGGAAGATTAGTCAGACTAATGAAAATGATCACAAGGTGCAAGAGGTTAGGACGCTGA
- the LOC101310327 gene encoding cyclin-L1-1-like — translation MIYTAIDTFYLSDDELENTPSRRDGIDAATETTLRIYGCDLIQESGILLRMPQAVMATGQVLFHRFYCKKSFARFHVKKVAASCLWLASKLEECPKKARQVIIVFHRVECRRENLPIEHLDPQSKEYSDLKVELSRTERHILKEMGFICHVEHPHKFISNYLATLESPPELTQEAWNLANDSLRTTLCVRFKSEVVACGVVYAAARRFHVPLPENPPWWKVFDADKSGIDEVCRVLAHLYSLPKAQYIPVCNDGDSFTFSSNKWNSQSQPDSKEVPKSSPSTVADTSNSKAPTAVANPESSGSKGVSITASDKVKDSKESDDESKSLPVDLEVREDLNMKSKTEQSKSRDRDRDRDRDRDRDRDRERERDKDRIKVRDRDRGDREEAERDRTKDRGRRSKDRAKDSGGHSEKSRHFSSRDRDYHSSSYSSREKDRYRHHPYA, via the exons ATGATTTACACGGCGATAGACACGTTCTATCTGAGCGACGACGAGCTGGAGAACACGCCGTCGAGAAGGGACGGCATAGATGCAGCTACCGAGACCACGCTCAGAATCTACGGCTGTGATTTGATCCAGGAGAGCGGCATTTTGCTCAGAAT GCCTCAGGCTGTTATGGCCACTGGTCAGGTTTTGTTTCATCGTTTCTATTGCAAGAAGTCGTTTGCACGCTTCCATGTCAAG AAAGTTGCTGCTAGTTGTCTTTGGCTTGCATCAAAGCTGGAGGAATGTCCTAAGAAAGCTAGACAGGTGATTATTGTTTTCCACAGAGTGGAATGCAGGAGGGAGAACTTACCCATTGAGCATTTGGATCCACAATCAAAG GAGTATTCAGACTTGAAGGTGGAGTTGAGTAGAACAGAGAGACATATTTTGAAAGAGATGGGTTTCATTTGCCATGTTGAGCATCCCCACAAGTTCATTTCGAATTACCTTGCCACTCTTGAATCACCTCCAGAGCTAACGCAAGAAGCCTGGAATTTAGCAAATGACAG CTTGCGTACAACTTTGTGTGTTCGATTCAAGAGTGAGGTTGTTGCTTGTGGTGTTGTGTATGCCGCTGCTCGGAGGTTTCATGTCCCCCTTCCTGAGAATCCCCCTTGGTGGAAGGTATTTGATGCTGACAAATCAGGGATTGATGAAGTTTGTAGGGTTCTTGCTCATCTGTATAGTCTTCCTAAAGCTCAGTATATTCCGGTCTGTAATGATGGAGATTCATTTACATTTTCTAGCAACAAATGGAATTCACAGTCCCAGCCAGATTCAAAG GAAGTTCCTAAGAGTAGCCCATCAACTGTTGCTGATACATCTAATTCAAAGGCGCCAACAGCTGTAGCCAATCCTGAATCCTCTGGATCAAAGGGTGTAAGCATAACAGCCTCCGATAAGGTAAAGGATTCTAAAGAAAGTGATGATGAATCTAAGAGCTTGCCTGTTGATTTAGAGGTAAGAGAAGATCTGAATATGAAATCCAAGACTGAACAAAGCAAAAGCAGGGACAGGGACAGGGACAGGGACAGGGATAGGGATAGGGACAGGGATAGGGAAAGAGAGAGGGACAAGGATAGAATAAAGGTACGAGATCGTGATCGGGGAGATAGAGAGGAAGCTGAGAGGGATAGAACCAAGGACCGAGGTCGTCGTTCTAAGGACAGAGCCAAAGATTCAG GGGGGCATTCAGAGAAATCAAGACATTTCTCATCAAGAG ACCGTGACTACCACAGTTCCTCGTATTCTTCAAGGGAGAAGGATCGCTATAGACATCACCCCTATGCCTGA
- the LOC101310618 gene encoding protein BONZAI 3-like — MGGCFSDVKGGKQAVGGGHQRPINRDGDVNDAVELFNRARGVESLCTPLELSLSATNLIDRDIASKSDPMVVVYVKKGDGFLGKLEELGRTEVIMNNLSPAWIEKITVSYQFEVVQPLIFQVYDVDTKYHNVNVKTLKLEDQEFLGEGSCNLSEIVTKQSRSVTLKLHNRSGRGGTRNLGTLTVHAEETMASKSVVEIKFCCSQLENKDFFSKSDPFLRVSRIVESGSSVPICKTEVVDNNLNPVWKPLSLSMQQFGSKDNPLIIECFDFNSNGNHVLIGKLQKSVADLERLFKERSRVNFVIPSSLGCEKLSKGQLFVDQFNEKQQFSFVDYISSGFELNFMVAVDFTASNGDPRKPDSLHYIDTYGRLNSYQQAITEVGEVIQFYDADKRFPAWGFGGRTAGGPVSHCFNLDGTATGFEVEGVEGIMTAYASALHNVTLSGPTVFGPVVNRAAEIAGNSLFHSNNKYYVLLIITDGILTDLQETTDAFVRASDLPLSILIVGVGTADFKQMEILDADNGQRLSSSTGRVATRDVVQFVPMRDVHSGRISALQSLLEELPGQFLSYMRARDIKPLTFNATQPSAPQL; from the exons ATGGGAGGGTGTTTTTCCGACGTGAAAGGTGGCAAGCAAGCAGTGGGTGGGGGCCATCAGAGGCCCATCAACAGGGACGGCGACGTAAACGACGCCGTTGAGCTCTTTAACCGCGCTCGTGGGGTTGAATCACTATGCACTCCTCTCGAG TTATCACTGTCAGCAACTAACTTGATTGATCGGGACATTGCATCAAAG AGTGATCCCATGGTCGTGGTTTATGTGAAGAAAGGAGATGGTTTTCTAGGTAAGCTAGAGGAGCTAGGGAGAACTGAAGTGATAATGAATAATTTGAGTCCAGCATGGATTGAGAAAATTACAGTTTCCTATCAGTTCGAGGTTGTGCAGCCATTGAT ATTCCAGGTCTATGATGTCGATACGAAATATCACAATGTAAACGTAAAG ACACTGAAGTTGGAGGATCAGGAATTTCTTGGGGAAGGCAGTTGCAATCTTTCAGAG ATAGTGACAAAACAAAGTCGAAGTGTAACCTTGAAGCTGCATAACAGAAGCGGGCGTGGAGGTACGAGAAACTTAGGAACACTCACTGTCCATGCTGAAGAAACTATGGCTTCGAAGAGTGTTGTTGAGATAAAGTTTTGTTGTTCCCAATTGGAAAACAAAGACTTCTTCTCTAAAAGT GATCCTTTCTTAAGAGTATCAAGAATTGTTGAGAGTGGAAGTTCTGTTCCAATTTGTAAGACTGAAGTAGTGGATAACAATTTAAATCCAGTTTGGAAACCACTGTCCCTGAGTATGCAGCAGTTTGGAAGCAAG GATAATCCATTAATCATCGAGTGCTTTGATTTCAACAGTAATGGCAATCATGTTCTTATTGG GAAACTTCAAAAATCTGTGGCAGACCTGGAGAGATTATTCAAAGAAAGAAGTAGGGTGAATTTTGTCATTCCATCTTCTCTTGGTTGTGAAAAG TTGTCAAAGGGTCAGTTGTTTGTGGATCAATTTAATGAGAAGCAGCAGTTCAGCTTTGTCGATTATATTTCCAGTGGGTTTGAGCTTAACTTCATGGTTGCTGTTGACTTTACTG CTTCAAATGGAGATCCTCGAAAACCTGATTCGTTGCACTACATTGATACATATGGCCGGTTGAATTCTTACCAGCAG GCAATAACAGAAGTTGGGGAAGTTATTCAGTTTTATGATGCTGATAAACGTTTTCCTGCTTGGGGCTTTGGAGGAAGGACAGCTGGAGGGCCTGTGTCGCACTGTTTTAACTTGGATGGAACTGCAACTGGCTTTGAG GTTGAAGGAGTTGAAGGCATAATGACTGCTTATGCCAGTGCCCTACACAATGTTACTCTATCAGGACCCACTGTCTTTGGCCCAGTGGTTAATAGGGCTGCAGAGATTGCTGGCAATTCTCTATTCCACAGCAACAATAAGTACTATGTGTTGCTGATTATAACG GATGGGATCCTTACAGACCTCCAGGAAACAACAGATGCTTTTGTGAGGGCATCTGATCTTCCCCTCTCAATTCTAATAGTTGGAGTAGGAACAGCGGATTTTAAACAAATGGAG ATTCTCGATGCTGATAATGGACAGCGATTATCAAGTTCAACAGGTCGTGTGGCTACAAGAGACGTCGTACAGTTTGTTCCTATGAGAGATGTGCATA GTGGGCGAATTTCGGCTCTTCAATCTCTTCTCGAAGAGCTGCCTGGACAGTTCTTGAGCTACATGCGCGCCAGAGACATCAAGCCTCTCACTTTCAATGCAACCCAACCATCTGCTCCACAACTTTAG